The genomic window gacacaaTTCTTCCCAGAGGAGACGTTTCTAAACTGTCCAGACAGATGAGTACGAGAATGGAGAAAgtacctccacctcctcccattGCACAAAAATTAAGCCGAAACACCCCTCTTCATGGGCGCTCACATTTCTGGTGCTGTCTGTATTTGTAGCCAGAGTTGCCCTGCTGCAGTTTCGACGCCACTTCCCTTCCAAAAACCAAAACACGACAGATAAAAACTTCAAAGAACCCTCAGGTAGATACAGTTTACAGCAGGTCAGATTgttgtgtcagtttgaagcagacaaTTATGTTTATGgaagttcaatgactcttgtgttaCTGTAGTGTTTTGTTGTGGTTCCTCTGGCCATTCCTCCTCCCAGCCAATCATTAGCTATTTTTAGAATGTTTTTTCAGCAAAAGTGCTGTTACtgagctcagccgtcatcacgtctttgtacttTCATGTTAATTCCACTACGACGcgatattggtgtcccagtctgtgaactCACACAGCGTTTCGGCGTTGCGGAAACTGTCtcgcctctgtaacgcctctgggACAAAACATCACTGGGGTGTAAATGTCAcggcttgaaacggcagtctgaatagAGCTATTGTTTAGGATTTTTGGGTGGCTTGTCAGATTTAGCAAGGTGGCCATGGCTAACCCTGGATCTGTCCCTGCTGTGTTGATGTTCATCAAACACAATGTATCTACCTGTTACTCCAAGGGACTACAATCAATAACATTAAGGTTTACAGGGTGAAAAGTGTCAAAACTCAAACTCATGAATAGATACATTTGTTATTGAGACCACAGTGTTTATTTCTGATGCAACTTGAACATTTGAATATCAGGCCtaagaaacatttgtttggCTTCTTTGAGCCAGCCACAAGTGCACAATAGAGGAACTATAGCTTTTTTGAGAACTCCTGcattgatttcatttttcaactccAGCTATTGACGtttaattaactttttattCACCTGCAAAAAATAGTACACAAGTTTAAAATGGCCATTGGGGAGGCGTCATAATGTCCACAGAAATGTGCTGGGTTCAGCCAACAGAGCAGGATCATTTGAGGAATATCTGACAGAAAGTCATACGTTTTTAAGGATTCAAACAAATGTATTCTTCTCTCAAACACACCACCTAAAGTGTCCATTGAACTCGTTATTATGTTCAATATTGAGAATCCACAATGTGTGTCAGATAACAAGCACATCAGAGAATCGTATGAAGGACTAGGACCTGAAGATGGTGAGACACTTCAGCAGAATAATGATTCTTCTAGTGAAGGACAAGGCTGAGATGGAAACAGCATCACGTTGCACTACTTAATGcttagaaaacaaaagtctgtgtttgtccttgtgctgttgtgtgtgtgtgtgtgtgtgtgtgtgtgtgtgtgtgtgtgtgtgtgtgtgtgtgtgtgtgggtgtgtttgtgtgtgtatgttcctgtgtgtgggtgtgtttgtgtgtgtgagtgtcagtggaacaggtagagagacagaacaACAGGAACAAATGTGAATTCTCCCCACGTGCAGGCAGGCAGGAGCATCTGTTCTTAAGTGgcgactgtatgtgtgtgtgtgtgtgtgtgtgtgtgtgtgtgtgtgtgtgtgtgtgtgtgtgtgtgtgtgtgtgtgtgtgtgtgtgtgtgtatgtgtatgtgtgtgtgtgtgtacgtgtgtgtgtgtgtgtgtgtgtgtgtgtgtgtgtgtgtgtgtgtgtgtgtgtgtataagtgagCGGGGGTGGATgtgagttgtgtgtgtatgtttgtgtgggtgggtggatgtGTCTGAAATTGTGAAATTgtgaaattgtgtgtgtgtctctgtgtgtatgtgtgtgtgtgtgtgtgtgtgtatatgtgtgcgtgtgtatgtgtgtgtatgtgtgtgtgtgtgtgtgtgtgtgtgtgtgtatatgtgtgcgtctgtatgtgtgtgtatgtgtgtgtgtgtgtgtgtgtgtgtgtgtgtgtgtgtgtgtgtgtgtgtgtgtgtgtgtgtgtgtatatgtgtgtgtgtatgtgtgtgtgtgtgtgtgtgtgtgtgtgtgtgtgtgtgtgtgggtttgtaaTGTTTTCTATAACAAAGAACAGGACAACAAGTGCCACTGCACGTGGAATAAAGTCACTGAGGCCACACAGGGTTGAAAATGGATGTATTTTTTGATAGGATGAAATTCCTGACTCACACTTGAAGAACAAAATGAAGCATCAGTGTGAACTTTAGGGAACGCATCATGTAGTAAGCTGTAACGTCGGATTTAAGATGCCTTGTCGAGTTTTCTTATGACAGAGACGGAATCTTGAGTCAGGCAGAgggaaggatttttttttttttatcatggaACTATTAAATCAGCTTCATTTAATAAAACTCCCTGCATGTATGGTGGTTATCATTTAGCTGTTAAAAGGAATGAACACTTTAGGTTCACTTCTGTCAGTCATAGTGAGGGTTTCTGAGATAAGCCATTCTATGATAACGTCATATTTTCTGCTGAGccaatttacattttattaaattatcATAAGGTAAATATGGTCAATGGAATTGAGCTTGAGTAGtgattttctagtcttctgactactcaaagggcttttacactgcatggtACATCTGCCAATTCACACcacattctcacactgatggcagaggctgctatttaaagtcaccatcagtattaactgatCCATTAATACACAGTCGCATGTCGCTGATGAAGCTGCTGGAGCTCTTTGAGGTTAAGTgtattgcccaaggacacatcagacatgtagctgcaggagctggggatcgaaccccaaacTTACAGTTgtgagatgaccgactctaccactgagccacagcagccccaaTGTTCAGGATTTTTCAGAGTATAAAAAGCTCATTCTGGCCACAAATGTGGCCGATGACCAGTTTGAAGTTTATAATAAAACAGTgagaatgcattcatttcataCAGGTGATGAGCGACTACGTGCACATCAATCTCACATTGAAGCTGTATATGTACGAGACATCTTCAGTCTGTAAACAGAGACTGCAGTCTGCAGCGTTGTTCACTCATTGCAAACGGAGTTGATGATCAAATGAAGTTTGTATTTCTTGTCCCTCCACCTCTGTGCTTAATGGCACACACACCCTAACCCTCACTCAACCATGacctctccctttctccctctctctcagaaGTTGTTTTTGAAGTTATTGAGAGAATACTCAACTAAAACTCCTTATTCTAGAGAAACATATTTAATGCTGTTTAGTCCGAGAGGCACATCAGATGTTTTATACTCTGATTATGTTGCCTCCAAATCACCTTAATGTGAAAAGTCAGACCTGCGGCGATGTATCACTCTAAAGGAagtattaaaaacaatataataaataatataaaactgCGATCCTTTGGTGACAGAGCCTTCAGTGCCTCAGCctccaccctctggaactctctccctgACAACATCCGCACTGCTGCATCtctggacattttcaaaaatcttctcaaacaccacctgttcaGCAAAGCATTCGGCCTCAGTTAACAGTTAACTTTCTTTGTTGTCTCCTATTACTGCCCCCATTTTTACGACtgtaaagcatccttgggtttcTTGAAAGGCACTATATAAATccaagctattattattattatcataatgtGAAATTCTAAGTATTTTGTTGGTAAACTCAGTGTAGTGTATAGCCTACATACTGTAAAGCATCATACAGAATGTGTAAGTGGGGAGCAGGAAGGTTTCAAACACAGTTACAAAGGTAACTGGGCCGCTGTTTGTAGAGTTACAAGGATTATTAGATGTTAGATGGAAACAGATATTTTTATTGGTGCAGCAGGCGAGACAGCTTCAGCTTTATTTTGTCCTCTAATGGCATCATAAAAGAAAAGGTCACATTAGCCCCCTTTTTGCTTCAACGCCACTACCATTATGAGCTATTACAAAAAAAGGATTCAATGTGGTTCCCGGTATCTCTCTTATCCTCTGCCTCAGCAGATTGTTCTGAGACTTCATAGCATGATGACTCACGTAttttcacacttcacaccttTGGTACCCAATTAGAGGTGAGTAAAAGAAGCTGctctcatgttttcttttttaataaggATTACACACGGGATCTCAGTAGTGACATGGTTTGATGATCACGTTATATGCGTAAAGAAGGGGATTGAGAGTTAGCACTTTTGTCACTATGGCGACAGCGTGTGAAGGGTGTTATTACTGTAGTCTATTTATACTTAACATGAGACCCAGGAAGAAGTGTCATTTTTGTTGCTTGTTACAAATGGGCACACAGAGTGAAAGTACTTGTAGGAAGAGCCAACAATAGGTCTGTTGTAAATGTGAAAACCtcagtctgctgtctgctgaaCTACTGATTCTTATGAGCTCATGTTTGCAAGGTGTGACATTCGTTAAAGGGATCTGTGTATCCTGTAAAAGTCACTACAATGAAAGTGCTAGAGTGGGATTTGCATCGTCCATTCTGAGAAGAATTATCATGGATGTAAAAGCATCATACGTTGTGTGAATTCATCTTGGACAGTCAGGAAGGGCCCTCAGAGTGTAAGGCCTACAGAAGCCATTTATAGAGTAGAGTGTAGGATGGGAAGGTAAATGTCAGTTGGAAACCCCAGCTCCAGTCTGAATGTTGAGGATGTGTGGGATTCAGGATTTGGACTTCTGGCTATCACGACTCCTGCGTAACTCACACgaaaggaaaaacacattcatacacacacaggaggaaaaaaagagtggGCAAGAGAAAGAGTTGAAGAGATTTCTGATGACATATTATGCAATAGCGATACAGTAATCCAATAGTCAAGATCCTGACTCAACATCCTCCCACATTCTCCTTCATGGTGGTGTTATGGGTTGCACAAACATACAGAcatacagatagatagatagatagatagatagatagatagatagatagatagatagatagatagatagatagatagatagatgggcCGTCCCACGCAGCTTGTTGTATTAAAAACAGGATATGATgctattaaaaatatttttattttgacatctcAAGTGCATATAGTTATTAGACAAGCATGATGCAAAGCGTTTgaataaaatctttttttttctattcattgTTCATTCGCCCTGCAGCCCTTCTCGTCATACTTTCATTGTCTTTCActgaatttgacatttttccaGTGCTTTGCCGGACTTTCTCTCCGTATGAGGCCCAATAACTTGTCGGAGATCCGTGCTGAAACTCGGCCGCCGGGCCAGTGGGTACAGCATGCCGCACGCATCGTTGCGCCCCAGATTCTGGTTCCCTCTTTCCCCGGACACACGGCCTGTGCGCATCGCCTGGTACGAGCGGAGCGAAACTTTCCGGTGCTGAGACGGGCCAGTTTCCGTCGGAAGTCCCCCTCTCTTTGCCAAAGTCTCGAAGACTTTCTCCAGATTTGTACTGTCCTTTGCAGACGTTTCAAAATAGGCACAGTCGTCACCGAGAACTGTGAGCACCTCTGCTCTGGATATTCCCCTCTCGGACTCCAGGAGATCCACCTTGTTGGCGCAGACCACCAGGGGAACCTCCGGCTGTGCGCACTGATCAGGAACAGACGATTTTGCGAGCTTAGATTTAGCAGCCAGAATCTCCGATCGCAGGTCGCACACCTCTTCGAAAGAACTCCGGTCATCAAGACTGAACACTAGAAGAAAAATGTCTCctgcaaaaataagaaaaaagaagaaatcaaatattttcatcTTTGGAGTTTGCTTTTGACGCATATCTATGCATCCTTTAATAATCAAGCCTTTACGCATGAACCAAACACCTGCAGGGCTCTTTTGGCGCAGACAAAAGACTAACATGCATTCAGAGTTTTTATGTGCCATATataatgaaagagaaaatacGCACCAGTGAGGATGGACAGCCGCCGTTTGGCTGGGAAATCCCTCTCTCTGGACGCGTCAAGAATGTCGATTTGGTAGGTTTCTCCGCGGATACGAAAGAGCTTCCTGAGGAAATCCTCGGAGGTGGGGTTGTAGTCCTCCACAAATCCGTCCCGAAGGTATCTTCTCAGGATGGACGTTTTTCCGACCCGCGGCGCACCAAGAACCACGATGCGCTTACAGTTCTGCGGCTTGGTGGAGCAAAGCGGGTCTTGTCGTTCTTGGCCAATCTGTCGCTGCCGGGTTTGACCGTGAAGAACCAGAGCTGCCAGCTGATCCAGCGGGGATCTCTTGCAGGGATGGCTGATGTTGGGAGAGGACAGTTGCCTTATGGCTGATCCTGAACGcgtcttcttctcctgtttccACTGAGACGTGGCCACTTTAAGTATCCCCAAGCCTGCCTTTATTCCAGATGAACTCAGGTGCTGCGACGCGTTTTTATAAGCCAGTAAGACTTTAGAGGACCCAGCGCACTGTCCGTCCATGTTCCCACGAAACTGGGAAGCATCGTTGGTTGAGCGGTTTAGCTGGTGCGCGACAGGGATGGAGGTGGTCTGTGCGCCAGCGGAGATGCTGCCCCTGTCCATAGTTCTGAAACAACTTTGAGCCATGGTTCCGCGAAAGAAAGCAGAACGAATGTTTGATGTTAACGTCAGACTTGTCTTTGCCAGTGGCTGCTCTCTCTTATATAGGCCATCCCAAACCCCCGCGTTCATCTGCGTCATGCTGATTGGCAGGACTAGGTGGTGTGTTCCTATAAAGGGAAGACaaaatgattttcttcttctcttgaaATTTTCTGAAGCCACGTACTTGAATTGTATAGCCTAATTCACGTAGCCTACTTGAaatatgatgataataataataataataatattttatttatatagcactacaagtaacaaagtgcttcacaacagaaaataaaagcaacaggcagacagtaaacaaacagacaatGAAATCagaataatacaataaaaaaaaaactattaaaacgAGAGTAAAATACTTTTAGCAAAAGAAAGTCTTGAACTGAATCTGCAAGTCTGATCTCCTTTGGCAGGCTGTTCCAATAGTGTGGGGGCTCTAAGAGCAAAAGCCCTGTCCCCTTTAGTTTTCAGCCTGGATCTCAGAACAGTCAGTAGAGCTCTGCCAGAGGATCTCAGACTGCGTCCTGGTGCATAAGGGGTTAAAAGCTCAGAAATATAGGCCTAATggttaatattaatattattattattattattattattattattaataataataataataataataataataataataataataatatgattCCTATTTTTATCAGGCCAAATATTGTTAGCCTACTTTAACACTATTTTTCCCAATAGCCTACTTCCGGCTTCAGAAATGATAAAAAttcagcttgttttctttttttgtttcgtttAAATTGTGTGTTCTTGTCTATGAGGTATTTCAATACGTGCCTTTGGTGTTTTTATTGAGCTTACGTTTTTAACTCTAACGATAGAACTAGAAAGGACccaagacagaaacaaagagacgtaagacagaaacaaagtgGCCTACTTTGTCGCTCCGTGTTTTAAGACTGCGGTGaagccagccgctcctcgagtttacatggtgaagtgagccgcccgtaaatttgaagtgcccacgtattctgatctttatggtaaatgctccggactgcagagcgagcaggagacagagagagtgatgaCGTGaagtgctaaatgtctaggacttaccataaaactgagatacacgtgtatgaaacgggagtaaacagaatactgttcagggaatagcttcggaggtcggggaagttagtgtgagaataattctgcgagtctgcggtaacttccgtttttcaaaagaAGGTGTtcacaataaatataaaaaaacagttttcttggagaaaacaataattatatatattttattacataAGTACActatgattctgatatggttggacttagtacttcttagactacatgcacaggtactatgaagtactttttctgtgtactttttgagaaatccactgtcaaagtccataataaatcactataattactctttttttctgactttgctgtcatataaaaagaaaatcttccaTAAGTACATTTAGGTACTTTTACAGTGTACTTTCTGAGATAATACAGCACAATAATGAGCCTGTTATTTTCTCAAACCCTGAGGCCCTTTTCAAAAAACTGCTAATTCATCAAAAATTGTTCTACACATTTACATAGGCCTACCTTTAACTTCATAAATACATGTCCTTTAACCTATTATTTGCCATCATAACCCACAACATTACAATGTGTATTAATTATAACGATTTTATGTTTTAACAATAATTAAACTTATAAATAGACATTAGTTTTACCCTATATGTTCTGTTTAGCTTTTGAGTGTGTGGGTTTGTTtttacacttattttaccttGACCCTTATTTTTACCTTGAAAATCAGAAAGCGTTAAACTCATAAACCCCCTCTTCTCCCCTTGTTGACGCGTTGAGGAGGTGATTTGAGTTGAGGAGGTGATTTGGGTTGAGGAGGTGATTTGAGTTGAGGAGGTGATTTGAGTTGAGGAGGTGATTTGGGTTGAGGAGGTGATTTGAGTTGAGGAGGTGATTTGGGTTGAGAACTTGACGGACGGAGAGGACTTCGTGTGTGCAATTCGGCGGAGAGTTGTTTTCTCAACAAGTTTGTAGAATATTTGCATATAGGCTACTAGGTTTTTTCAAAGACCAATGTGGAGCCAATGATGACGAATCGTCAAGGGTAGGTTTATTCTAAATAGTTGATGTTAATGTTCAACAGAGTTGCAGATGACAGTTGTATGCTAACgcttttttcacttttcaaaaaccaATGCTGACATATTTCTTGACTTTTTGTATCCTATAGAGGCAACATAACATATTAATGAAAAGTTTTGTTGTAAAACTGATAAACTTATTTTAATCAAATTCAATCCAACACATCTAAACAaactacagcctctgaaaaTGAATTCACAAAATGCAGCTTTTCATAGTCCCCAGAATCATTGATTTCTTAATCTTAATGAATCATTGATTACTGTATGCATGGAAGCTGATGGGAAACTGAGTGACAGACAGATGGCTAGGAGCAGGGGGAGTCTGAGGCTATCTGCTGAGTGGATAGGATGATCAGAGTTAAATTGTGGAATCATCAGAATTGTTTTTCATCACCATGTATGtattcacaaataaaatgttttcaattgtGTTTGTTAGAtgacaatacaaataaataatatcagaaatatgaaaagaaTATGCATTTCTGCTattgtagaaaaaaagatttgcaatAATTGGGAGAATAGAAACCAGGCTTGTTGTAGACTGTTTCTTGCAGTTATTTGTGATGAGTATATGCCAATACTAAATCTTCAGATAGGTCCTAGATACCGCTGCACAATGCACATTGAGTACTTTGGAGTTGATTTAGTTGGTCCAAAGGATATTGACAACTGAATATCTCTGcaattcataaataaaaagaaaaccaacTTTCAAGATGTTCCTTAATTTATctctaaatataaataaaacatgtaaaataacaaacatgccCTCAAGACCGAAGCCTTAACGCTGTTTCAATGTCCTCTCtcctttgaatccatggatttAGTGTTGATTGTTCAATAAAAAACGTTGCCTGATTTAGCTTAAGTACACTCAATCTGCAGTTGAGCTCATTGTTTGCTTCATATTGACTTTTATTTGAGCTACTATCATGAaaatttcagctttaaaaagggttaaaaatgtaatggcAGCCAGACAAATTTTAAGGAGCCATTTAAAGTTCTtggatgtgtttacatgttaaaaaaagtttcaatCTGGTGTATAAACCAGCTCCACCAGTATTAGCATTAGTATTATTGTCCAAGTAGCAAATGATCTTAATCCTGATCCAGTTAACGAGCTACATATAATTTTACAGAAACAAAGCTGCcaataaacttaaaaatgtacacattatgTGACtgaatatcattttattttctgccagTGTTTGACATGGACATCCACTGTGCTATGTGCTCGACCTCGAAGCCCCCAGGATCAGGGCCTGAAATGAATACTCAAATGTATGTTGACTTCTTTTAAGAGTTAATTTTTATAGTGTTTAATTAAAGTTTATACAGTGACAATAAGAGCGTTATGAGAGGATTCTAGATTTAAGTTTAGTCAGTAAGAGGACAAAGGATTTCCAAACTGGTTATGGTTTTCCACCTTGAAACAGGGTTATTGAatcttcagaatcagaatgaaAGCACAAGATCTCCTGCTGACAGCTTCAAAAGAATaagataaaaatagaaaaagcaaaaaaaaaatagaatagaatataaaacacaaaatgtgcaatgGAGGAGTTGTGCAGATATGTGCATGATTTTCAGTCTAATATtgctgtgagtcatgactgtctacaatgagtgccTATAACTAGAAATGTTTCTCTATTGCACAAGATTCTCTATTCCTGACAAGTTGATAAAggttaacattttattttacagatacAGTGTGACACATGCGAAAGAGGAGCCATGCCTAGCCATGGATGAAGAAAAACTCCAACATGCAAGGGTGAACGATTGGGATTGTGGATAGTTGTTGGTGTTCAGAGTCTTTGTAATTTCATATGTATGttctttgaaaatgttaatgtttataagaaatgtaaaaacaatgtcAATAGTAATTTTGTATTCGTGACtgattattaatatttgaaaaatgcttgAATGTGTATTTATTGCAAAGTATTAAAAGTGCAAAATGTAGCTGTGACAGAGCAAATCAAATTAGTACTGTCACATTCAAAacatatcagaatcattttctacttatggaagaattgttttttacaagacatcaaagtcagaaaaaagagTCATTATCGTGATTTATgagggactttgacagtggatttctcaaaaagtacacagtaaaagtactccATAGTACATGTGCACGTAGTATAGGAAGTaataagtccaaccatatcagaatcattgtctaCTTGGAAGaacatatatttttgtatttcttttcccaggaaaacaccttattttgaaaaacggaagttatcgcagactcgcagtattattctcaaactaatttcaccgacctccgaagctattccctgaacagtattttgtttgctcccgtttcatacacgtgtatctcacaGCCATTTTTATGGCTCATTTTACTTCGGCATTCATCACTTTTGCCTGGAGAAGGAGATTAATAACGGGTCAAaatcactctctctgtctcctgctcgctctgcagtccggagcatttaccataaagatcagaatacgtgggcacttcacatttaggggcggctcacttaaccatgtaaactcgaggagcggctggcttCACCGCAGTGTTTTAAGCGTCCGTTGCCATGGTTACGATAAGGGGAGGAAGACACCGAACAAGCGTTTGTACTTTTAGCGCACTTTAGCGCAGCGATAGCTTTGTTGGCATCGTTTATTTTCGCTGCATTTGTTACCAGTGAGAGTTTATTTTTCGGTAGATGGAACTAATGAGCCGTGAGTCACCCAACAACAAGCTTAGACCTCTTATTCATCCAGGTGAGCGACAGCCATGCGTGTTTCGGTTCACTGAATATTCCTGCCTTCCTCTCTCCTGTTCTGAGTAGGCTATCCCCACGTGTCGTCACACTTTCACTATCTGTCACTGAACTCCTGTATTCATAAGATGTCCAAGCATCAAATACAGTTCTTAAAACGGACCTTTAAATAGTGAAGTAGGAGTAGCAGTGATCAAGGTTCATCGATGTTTATCAATGTAATGTTGTAGCTGATGATAGTGTGGAATCTGTTAacgctcctgtgaggagtttttagctggctATTAAACATACTGACATTATTATTGACGTGCAAAGGCAAACCAGACAATCACTGACAACATGTGTTAGTAATTATTGATGCTTGTAAGCTCTGCTGCTGGATAGATGTCAGATGAAGTGAGTTACAACACGGTGAAGAAACTGATTCTGTTATTTTCCACAGTgaagattcacagtgagtgatagGATTGACTGCTGAAAGATAGAgggttgacatttttttaatttttttaaatctactttCAAATGTACCTTAGCAACGAGAGGCTACAGCAGGCACTGAATACCACACAAAcccaaagttcctcacaggtgttttttttttatttttttatttttttttagaagttttGTTTGGGTGGttgcttttattggagagacggGATAgaggatagagtaggaaatcagggagagagtgagaatgGGGAAttacatgcgggaaaagagccacgggtaggatttgaacccaggccgccctcCTCAAGGCATGCACCCTTTGGTCATGGGGCGCACAAAAACCAATCGGCCACCTTCGCgccctcacaggagctttacaGTGCTGCTAGATATTGCGTCCCCTGGGGCATTAATATAGTTTTGTCTATTAACTCTTAAAAGAATATATAAAATGACGAGTCTGCTAAAAGTTATCCAATCCCTGTCGTAGGAAGAAGTATAATAATTCCCCTTGAACTATAGAGTAGAGTTAAAGTACAAATTGTGTATTGTGCAAGTGCCTTATATTgttataaagatgttttttttgttttttgttaaaagTACTTTACTGTATTGCATTACTGTTCAGAGTAGGGCAGTAATCAGTCTGTGTGGATCATTAGAAGGGAGAAGTACAAAAAGTCTCAGCCAGAAAGTGGGTCAGTATCATCATGGGCATTTGGTACTTTGATTTCAAAAGACATGAAAACATTGCAGCGTTTCTTTTTCCCTCAGGGGCCAATGGCATCTCATGTCCCTGGCAAAGCAAAGCACAGATACTGAGTCTGTATCAAGAAATAATGTAGGAAGAAAGGTGCAGGGAATAACAAAAGCTcgaaaacatcaacaaaaggaACACACTCGACAATGACTAAAGTTCCAGGTGCACGACTGCAACAAGAATTAAAATGAGACAAAGTCCACTAAAAGTCCTTCAAGTTTCCTTTATCTGGGCA from Labrus bergylta chromosome 1, fLabBer1.1, whole genome shotgun sequence includes these protein-coding regions:
- the rasd2b gene encoding GTP-binding protein Rhes; this translates as MAQSCFRTMDRGSISAGAQTTSIPVAHQLNRSTNDASQFRGNMDGQCAGSSKVLLAYKNASQHLSSSGIKAGLGILKVATSQWKQEKKTRSGSAIRQLSSPNISHPCKRSPLDQLAALVLHGQTRQRQIGQERQDPLCSTKPQNCKRIVVLGAPRVGKTSILRRYLRDGFVEDYNPTSEDFLRKLFRIRGETYQIDILDASRERDFPAKRRLSILTGDIFLLVFSLDDRSSFEEVCDLRSEILAAKSKLAKSSVPDQCAQPEVPLVVCANKVDLLESERGISRAEVLTVLGDDCAYFETSAKDSTNLEKVFETLAKRGGLPTETGPSQHRKVSLRSYQAMRTGRVSGERGNQNLGRNDACGMLYPLARRPSFSTDLRQVIGPHTERKSGKALEKCQIQ